A stretch of Chelmon rostratus isolate fCheRos1 chromosome 18, fCheRos1.pri, whole genome shotgun sequence DNA encodes these proteins:
- the tmem121ab gene encoding transmembrane protein 121Ab, which translates to MVLPPPDKRHVCLTTIVIMTSMAFMDAYLVEQNQGPRKIGVCIIVLVGDVCFLIVLRYVAVWVGAEVRTARRGYAMILWFLYIFVLEIKLYFVFQNCKADRKSLETVARKALTLLLSVCVPGLYLVLVALDSMEYVRTFRKKEDMRSRLFWVALDLLDLLDIQANLWEPQRTGLPIWAEGLMFFYCYILLLILPCVSLSEISMQGEHMSPQKMMLYPVLSLVTINVVTILIRGVNMVLFQDSRVSTIFVGKNVVAIATKASTFLEYRRQVKEFPHPQNAMALELQQNSVSHTQPLPNATSLPHEPSPAQDVIDT; encoded by the coding sequence ATGGTGTTGCCGCCCCCAGACAAACGCCACGTGTGCCTGACCACCATCGTCATCATGACCAGCATGGCCTTCATGGACGCCTACCTGGTAGAGCAGAACCAGGGTCCCAGAAAGATCGGTGTGTGTATTATAGTGCTGGTAGGGGACGTATGCTTCCTCATAGTGCTGCGATACGTGGCAGTGTGGGTCGGCGCTGAGGTGCGCACCGCCCGACGAGGATACGCCATGATACTCTGGTTTCTGTACATCTTCGTACTGGAGATCAAGCTCTACTTTGTCTTCCAGAATTGcaaggcagacaggaagagtTTGGAGACGGTGGCCCGGAAGGCTTTGACGTTATTATTATCTGTATGTGTACCAGGCTTATACTTGGTTCTAGTGGCTCTGGATAGTATGGAATATGTGAGAACTTTCCGGAAGAAGGAGGACATGAGGAGTCGTCTGTTCTGGGTTGCTCTGGACCTGCTGGACCTGCTGGATATCCAAGCCAACCTGTGGGAGCCCCAGCGGACAGGCCTGCCCATCTGGGCCGAGGGCCTGATGTTCTTCTACTGCTACATCCTGCTGCTCATCCTGCCCTGCGTGTCGCTCAGTGAAATCAGCATGCAGGGCGAGCACATGTCGCCCCAGAAGATGATGCTGTACCCAGTCCTGAGCCTGGTCACCATAAACGTGGTCACCATCCTCATACGAGGTGTAAACATGGTACTGTTTCAGGACAGCCGCGTTTCCACCATCTTTGTCGGAAAGAACGTGGTGGCCATCGCCACCAAGGCGTCCACCTTCCTGGAGTACCGCAGACAGGTGAAGGAGTTCCCCCACCCGCAGAACGCCATGGCGCTAGAGCTTCAGCAGAACTCTGTCAGCCACACGCAGCCGCTGCCCAACGCCACCAGTTTGCCACATGAACCTTCGCCGGCGCAAGACGTCATCGACACATGA